The genome window ctggaaatttggttgcgatcaggtaaaaattgtagaaggtattaaagaaatactttcatatgagcaaaaacgcctacttactaggggtcttagttgctttgtctgacaatctggtatattgtgccctctatggtatgttttgaatgtggtactatatcgatataccaaatataatatattttgattttattcaaaatgggtagcgggtatctcacagtcgagcacactcgactatagctttcttacttgttgattataagttttttttatttatttattttcggtctctttgttttaattgagAAGTCTCTGACTTATTATTAGTAAGTAATccattttgtgcttttgtttagGAAGGACTTTTCTATCTTGTGTTTATAACTGTAGGTTTTAATGATGTCTACGTAAACGGGACATTAGAAGGTCAAACAATAATAAGTTCCtactttattatattcaacATTCAATAGCCGATAAATCTCGCGCAAACTTCGGTAATATGTTCCATATCtacaaagcaaaataaaacaactgtCAATCAAGCCATAAAGGCTAAAACTAATTATACTGAAAGCATTACCTATTTCTAGAGAActctataaataataaatgaaaaatcgaGACTTCTGGTTGAATTTCGttctttattacattttatatgaACAACACTAATTTATAGATTTGACTCAATGTCTAGATCAGCATTTAATAAAACTCTCGCTTAAAAAAGtctattttttgttcttaatAAAATCGACGATCTTCTTAAATTGATTCACATGCGTCTCAGGGGAGGTATAATGTGATTGCACCACCTCATCCTTGACGATCAGATCCACCCAAGCGGTGAGCTTAGCATAACGCTCCTTGTTAAAGCTGTATCGTTCCTTGAGGAAATACTCCACTACAGGCAGACGCTCGAACCATGGCCAGATCATGTAGTCCAGAAATCCGGGCTTTTCGCCACCGAAATATGGAGTGCCACGTTTGGCCAGCTCCTCCTCGAATATGTCAAGCACCGGCCAAAGATCGGAACCATCTCCGCCCTGGAGAGCGATCTTCATGAGGGCTCCGCCAGCGGCATTAAAACGTTCCACAAGTATCTTGTCCTGGGCACGCTTCAATGGATCCTTGGACAGCAGAGGATTCTGCGGATACTTCTCGTCCAGATACTCGACAATGATCAGCGACTCGATAATCGAAGGCTTCGACTTTTCGCCCACCAAATGTAGAGCAGGCACCTTCAGCAGAGGACTTACATCCACCAGCCACTCAGGTTTGTTAACCAGATCGATATAGACGACGTGGTGTGGCACCTTCTTGGCATTCAGCGTCAGATGAGCGCGCTGGGCATAGGGACAATAACGATTGGAGTAAAGACGTGGTGCGCCATCATCTGGCAGAGCGGGGTGAGTGGAGCCTAAAACGAATAATCGAGAATTGGTTCgattaaattaatcaatagCTTCGTCATTCAGCGGTCTATAGCTACGTCATGCAGCTTAACTCGCAACTCGCGACAGTAGCAAACTCATTCTCTGATAACTGATAACGATTCGCAGCACGAGCCGAGCATTTGTTTACGGATATCGAGAAATTTCTTTTGCTGATAAGTTACTAAGCAACTAATCGGGCACTACTCATTAACTATTTTAATGACGTCATATATGTTTGGAGGGGGATTTCTAAGGTATTTCTATTATGTCCACTATGAGCAGACACTCTTGATTTGATGACGAGCAATATTGTTGACACTTTATCGCttaataattaaactaaaCCCTCTCTTAGCTAATAAGagacacaaaacacaaatcaaTATCAGAAATCGAACGATTCCGTTACTTTGTTCAGTGtctttttaaaattagaaatttaaaaattctctttcatttcttttctgttAAAAATGTTCTTTCCGTTTTAatagttaattaataaattacaaaacaaatcaatgtAATCTTTAACCGACAAAGAGAATTTTTTCCTAATGTAAACTTGGATAACGCGGCGTATACGTGATTAACTTGCAGAAAGTTCGCAACTTACCCTTGGTTAAAGGATTTTCTGCGGTCATTTCGaaggattttttttttaatcgaagtaaaaatataaaattatattttgggAATAACTCTTTTCAAGTTGTCACTTGCTTTGCAATTACCAAAAGGCAACTAACAATCCACAAGCGAAGCGCCTCTCTTAAAATAGCAGTCGACCGGCTGCAAAGCTCTTCAAAAGCTTAAGAGCTTTTGCTCGTAACTCATTTCGCTCTCTTCGCTACTCTTTTAATCTGCATTTAGCGGCGTTTCCTTTTATGCTTATTTAAAAACGattttcttttggtttatttttgcGGTTAAAACGCTTTTGCTACATATTCGATTTTTAGTTGTACATAtgaatgttgttttttttatgtcgGATGTATTATGGTTTTAAATACGCATATTATACGATTGTACATatgcttatttttttgttaagaatCACGTtgatttgtaaatatatatatttatatgtatgtatatgtattttatgcacgtattttgtatatatatgaatgtttttctttttgtatatttttggggaattccaatttacaaatttgtcgattttaattgaacttgCCATCTACTAAGTACACACATTTAgattaaatagtttttggatttgttttggtattttctttttgaaaaAGTTCTCTTCGGCggactttaaaaaaaatgtgtaactTACTTCTATTTACAAAATGCTTAATAACTCTATTCCAAACAAATTCCGTTACatgtacaaatataaaaatacaaaaatacggcaaatagaaaatagcaaaaatattacagttaaaaatgtatttaacttTTGAGAAATacatgaataaattaaaaattcgaCACCACAGTTGCTGTTACtcatttcgaaaaaaaaaaaaaacaaaaaatatttgacatAAAATTTGACTTTTGATGAGATTATCGATTTGTTCCTAATTCATATTTCGATAATAAACTTTAATACTTTTTCCAATCAGTATCGGAATTAATTTCGTTTAACGCCAATAATATTAGCGAAAAAGcccttaaacaattttcaatgaTTATCTTTTATCATTGTCCAGAATACGATGTAATTTTTGGTTCATATTGTTTGATATTCGCTTAATTCGTAAATTGTTCAAAGTTTTGTTGTATAGTTTAAATTGCGCGCTATTTGTTCGCGAGTGGGGAATAAAGTTTTAAAACTACGtttaagatttaaaaatactacagAGTTAAATTGTTAATcgtttgttttccttttttttttttgtgtttcatttGCATCGTTGCCTGACTTTTCCATCTTAAAGTTGATTCGTTTACAGTTTCGTTTTTAGACACTTTGAAAAGCGTCCATTAGctttgtttagttttagttttaaatttagttgctCTATAAAATATGCTGTGTTTGTTTCTGCATTTTTGATCACGGTTCTTGCTATTtgttcaatataaatatttatctttttttttttttttttttttgttctttttcttcttttgattTACTGGAACGACTTGATTTTGTTCAAAAAATGTTCATCTTATTGCTTCTCTCACTCGTGGCCTGACTCTGGTGGtggtcttgttgttgttgcttttaatttgGTTGTAGTTGTATCTGATGCACTGCCTCCGCCTCATGCCTGTGTCAAACCTGGCGATGCTGTTGTGGCACCTCgatcgctgttgctgctgctgatggtcATCTGTCGGCTGGCATTGATGTACTTTTTATGGGGCACAGGTGCAGCTGCTGAGCTGACGGTTGCGTGTTGCAATTGGCTGATGGAGGCAGTTGGATTCGGTGAtgagctgctgttgatgttgctcccactgttgttgctgctgctgtgaacAAGAGAACAGAGTTCTCATCAGATGCTGGGGATTAGGCTGGGCTTTAGGACACACACCCCTTCTGCTCGCCATCCTTTTTGCTATTGAACATGGCCAGCTCGATCTCCGTGTGTTGGCTATTCATATGACGCACCCACTCCGCGGGCGTTTCAAACGAGCTACATTAAGtaaaaactgtttttaatACCCACTCACTTTTGAGGTGCTCTAGCCAAACTTACGTGGAGCAGAGATCGCAGAGCAGGGTCACATGATCCATATTGTTCTCCTGTTGCTGTGGGATGGGAAGAGTTAAGGGCTTGTCCAATACAGTAGCGGCTACTCCAACGGCACTCACCGAGACTCTGCGTCGCTTCTTTGGCACATAGGTTTTCAGCGCTCTCAGCGCCAGAttgctgtgactgtgactgttggcagtgttgctgctgttgttgttgttgccgttgctgctacCACTGCCTGTTGCACTCCCAGGCATGCCACTccctgcagctgctgctgtcggctCGGCTGCATGTGTGCCCAGGTGACGCACCAGCGTCTTGGTGTCCTCAAACGATTTCTGGCATATCTCGCAAATGAGCACTTTGAAGTTGTTGTAATCACGCAGCGTGTGCTCCTCCGAATCGTCCTGATTGCTGGCATTCGCCTCCAGCTTGACGGCATTGATCTTGAAGTCCAGCGGCTGTTTGGGCGACAGCGGCGCCTCCTGGCTGTGCTcgtgattgttgttgtcgttggctAGCGTCACTGGTGGATTGTTGGACCAATCGGTTGGCTCCTGTTTGATGGTCAGAAAACTGTGCGGATGTGGCGGTGAGCTGGCCAGACGTGGCACAACTGCTGGCGGCACTTCGTAGGGCTTCACAACGTGTTCATAGTGAGAGGCATCATGCGGAAAGTACTCATGAGGCGGAGCTGAAAGGTGCAACATGTTTGAAACTTTACAATTTAAGGATTGCAAGCAAATCTTACCACGCTCACAGGAACGTTCGCGACGCAGACGACGTTCATAAACCAAACCCACATCGTCACGTTCCCGCTCGCAGAGCGATTCCTCCACAAGACGCTCGCGCTCTGCGTAGTCTGGCCGGCGCAGAGATGGCTCCGCAGGCTCGGTGGGCGGCGCAGCCAGTGGACAACTGCTGCAGCCAACTTCTGTGCAAATCGACATGGGAGgtgcttgtgtttgttgcggtggcggtggtgcaGACGCTGCTAAGCCAGCTGCTGTGGACTGTGGTAGACTTTCGACTTGACTCGACGCCGCATAGCAGCACTTGTCCTCAGGATCGATGGCCACCTCCTTGTTGACAGATATGCCACCAACGCTGCTCGCATGCATCTTACTGCTACTGGTGGCTACACTCAGCAATCCACCCGTATGGCTGGCCATTTTCGGTGACTTGACAATCACTGGACTGTCTTTTGGCATGACGGAAGCACCTAAGCCGcgaaattgttgctgctgctgctgatgatgatgatgatgggaaTGAGAGTGATGCGGtggctgatgctgttgttgatgcgtATGATGATGATCGAGGGAGTAGCGTGCCGagatgctgccgctgctgctgctcgcctTGTTGCTGTACATATCACTGGAAAGCTGTGTCGACGACATCGATggaggcggcggtggcggtggcggcgctAATGAAGAGCGTGTGCCATTGGAGATGTAAACAGCGCCGCTTGGCTCGCGCTGATGATGTAGACCATGATGGTGGCCATGATGAGCAGCGCTGGTGCCACTTGAGCCGCCACCAGAGCTGGTGCGACAGAGTCCTCGTATCTTCAGCATTTCGCCGCCACGCAGCACTTCGTTGAGAATGTCGTTGGAGACTGTGGCTTCGCCGCTGTACATGTATTGCACCAGGATTTGGATGGCACGATGACTCAAATCGGGCGGAAGCACAATGTAGAAGACGCCGCTGGGTGATTGATTATTTATGGGCGCCGTATCGAACATAGTAGCAAAGAACTGGCTGCAGGAGCTCAGTATGAATTTGTGCGCCGATATGCCCACGGTGGGAATATCCGAGTTGATGCCACAATTGTTGTACGAACTGTACAGTACAACGTCTGCGAACTTTTCATTTCTGTGAGAGTGTAATCAATCAAATTAGCAAGAAAACTAACACAAACGTTGCATTCTTCCAAACTTACTTGTATAGGGTGGATATGGAAGTATTCAAATAGGACAGATGCGAATCCCACTTCAGATGGTAGTTTTCGGCAGCCATCTTTGCGGCCCAGGAGCACTACTGCccctgcttttgtttttgttgtagttgtgggTCGCggcatataaaaacaaaatcaataataaaaccGATAAGTGAGTGGGcgtaataattcaaatttgtcGTTACATTTAAGAGTACAGCGCTTACGGAGCTATCATGCACTTATCAAGCTATCGATTTGTGTTTGTCGAACTCAGTGTGACCACTCTTGATACTATTTCGAATTCCAGggtttaattaaaagttactGTTCAAGAAAAACGTTTTGTGATtcgtaaatataaaaaaaaatcaactagTTTGTCAATTTTCCTAATAATTATGGTGTTCTAATGTACGCCGTAGTTTGCTATAAAAAAATCCTTGCACTGACTTTGgtagaaaatactaaaacattaCCAGCAgcattttctgtatttttacATAAGAACATAATTCCTATTAAAacgaaatttacatttataaatgttttttagaTGTTccttcaaattaaaattcaaatgaatttgatATTCAATTTTAACTCCACTGCAAAAACTGAATctagtttaaaatattttacagcaATCGATTTATCGATAGAAAGTGTCATCGGTTCTTACCCATCTCTAGTGCAAAGTTGTtatagtaataatattattgtttgtttgtttacaaaCACAATGTCTTACTTTGACCATCGCCTTATTGAATTTGTGCGTGCCAATCCTATTTTACACAAACGCGACCTGCGCAACACTCCTTACGAGTCccgcaaaaagaaaagagaattGTGGTGTAGCATTGCAACTTCCCTGGAAACGGACGGTAAGCGAaactaaatacataaattgCTAATTGGCAATAGCTGAGAGAGAATTTGTTCACGAACCATTAGTGCAAACGTGCATTACACGCTGGAGATATATGCAAGACAAGCTGAGACGGGAGTTGCTGAAAGAGCACTCGGATTGGAGTTTGCTGGACAAATTGCGTTTCATTGGACAGCACAAGAACAATGAGAGACATCAACTGCAGCAGGCTGTGACAACGTCGGCCCACATAAATGTAAGTTGGCGCGCCCTCAGTCCCGGGCAGCTCATCGAGCACACCGCTGATGATGAGGACGATGCGCTGCAGGAGGCAATGGACGAGCAGCATGTGGTaccccaaccccaaccccaaTCCCAGccaccaccatcatcatcaatagTAGTGGCTGGCAGCAGTAACAGCGGTAATAGCAACGAGGACCTCATGAAACGCATCGAGGCTTTGTTGCAGGGCTTGGGTACAAATCGCTCCAAGGCAGAGAAGAAAATCGTGGCCTATTTGTGTAAATGCACGCTGCGCTCTCTCAATGATGAGCAAATcgatgatatatttatttaatcaacTCCCCTCCAAAGCCCTCCCCGACTCGACCACGAACTgattagttttaatttgtaatttagtttcttaaagattttttttgcatattttttgggGTTGTGGGTTGGGCAGAAACAAAAATCGAAGTCAAGTCAAGTTTTGTGAGCCACACCAAAAACAACTCTTACTATGACGCAGTTAGTTTGGTGAAGCGTAGCCGTGTTGCCTCCTAGTTGGTCAAAGAGTGCGCGCGCAAGCAATAACATCATGTCCAATATTCAATGTTTGCTTGTCTGGCTGAGGGACAATGGATGGGTAGGAGAGCAGGGGGGACAGCAGGTGGGGGTAGACGACGCCAAACAAGCatttagtttattaattttgatgaGTCTTTGGCAGCAATAATATTATGAGTAATTCACCCTGCCCCTGCGATCAAGCAACCTCCCCACCCCTCGTAAATTGTATATCAACAACTAATATAAACGACTCCTCCTACTCACTTACACTACCACTCCACAGAGGGCGCCCTCCGCCACCTTTCTAaagttgtagctgctgctgctgctgtagcgCATTAACACCACATTATCGATTGATTTGAGGCGAAAGCACgcacaaaaatcaataaacatgCAAAGtcaatgcaaaataattgtaCAGTTCGATAGTAGTTGTAGTTTACTTTTAACTTGGCCACAAATCAATCACAATTTCTGTATTAGCttgctatttattatttgtgtattGCAACTAAgtatttgcttttgattttattcaaaaaatacgCGCGCCCAAATCTCAAATATAtgttgtatatgtatatgtatgtaaatatatgtgATTCACCTTAGATCTCCTTCGTGTTTGTTTCGATTAACTGACAAAGATGCTTTGTCTTATCTTTTGTGTGTTGTACACGCGACTCTTggtgttatttgttattgttattcttcttttacaacatttatgtagacacacgcacgcacatacacacacacacgttggACACACACTGTGCTCAATGCGCAGCGCGTCCAAAGCTCTCGCTTGTCAGCGTACTAATGGCAAACAACGGCAAAGGTAACGGAATAGGACTTGCTCACAAGTTGGTCTCGGTCCTGCTGCCCACGGCTGCCAATAGAGAGCGCCACCAGACAAAGGGCCAGAGTACAAAGAGAGAGCgcgtgagagagagaaaacgtGCACTCACGTgcgcattgttattgttgtggttggtctgaagtaacacacacacatacgtatatatttgaatacgCACTCGAAGAGCGCGcgtaaattgattttcattatc of Drosophila nasuta strain 15112-1781.00 chromosome 3, ASM2355853v1, whole genome shotgun sequence contains these proteins:
- the LOC132787998 gene encoding pyrimidodiazepine synthase-like; translation: MTAENPLTKGSTHPALPDDGAPRLYSNRYCPYAQRAHLTLNAKKVPHHVVYIDLVNKPEWLVDVSPLLKVPALHLVGEKSKPSIIESLIIVEYLDEKYPQNPLLSKDPLKRAQDKILVERFNAAGGALMKIALQGGDGSDLWPVLDIFEEELAKRGTPYFGGEKPGFLDYMIWPWFERLPVVEYFLKERYSFNKERYAKLTAWVDLIVKDEVVQSHYTSPETHVNQFKKIVDFIKNKK
- the LOC132787994 gene encoding uncharacterized protein LOC132787994 isoform X2 yields the protein MAAENYHLKWDSHLSYLNTSISTLYKNEKFADVVLYSSYNNCGINSDIPTVGISAHKFILSSCSQFFATMFDTAPINNQSPSGVFYIVLPPDLSHRAIQILVQYMYSGEATVSNDILNEVLRGGEMLKIRGLCRTSSGGGSSGTSAAHHGHHHGLHHQREPSGAVYISNGTRSSLAPPPPPPPPSMSSTQLSSDMYSNKASSSSGSISARYSLDHHHTHQQQHQPPHHSHSHHHHHQQQQQQFRGLGASVMPKDSPVIVKSPKMASHTGGLLSVATSSSKMHASSVGGISVNKEVAIDPEDKCCYAASSQVESLPQSTAAGLAASAPPPPQQTQAPPMSICTEVGCSSCPLAAPPTEPAEPSLRRPDYAERERLVEESLCERERDDVGLVYERRLRRERSCERAPPHEYFPHDASHYEHVVKPYEVPPAVVPRLASSPPHPHSFLTIKQEPTDWSNNPPVTLANDNNNHEHSQEAPLSPKQPLDFKINAVKLEANASNQDDSEEHTLRDYNNFKVLICEICQKSFEDTKTLVRHLGTHAAEPTAAAAGSGMPGSATGSGSSNGNNNNSSNTANSHSHSNLALRALKTYVPKKRRRVSVSAVGVAATVLDKPLTLPIPQQQENNMDHVTLLCDLCSTSFETPAEWVRHMNSQHTEIELAMFNSKKDGEQKGSNNSGSNINSSSSPNPTASISQLQHATVSSAAAPVPHKKYINASRQMTISSSNSDRGATTASPGLTQA
- the LOC132787994 gene encoding uncharacterized protein LOC132787994 isoform X1, with amino-acid sequence MAAENYHLKWDSHLSYLNTSISTLYKNEKFADVVLYSSYNNCGINSDIPTVGISAHKFILSSCSQFFATMFDTAPINNQSPSGVFYIVLPPDLSHRAIQILVQYMYSGEATVSNDILNEVLRGGEMLKIRGLCRTSSGGGSSGTSAAHHGHHHGLHHQREPSGAVYISNGTRSSLAPPPPPPPPSMSSTQLSSDMYSNKASSSSGSISARYSLDHHHTHQQQHQPPHHSHSHHHHHQQQQQQFRGLGASVMPKDSPVIVKSPKMASHTGGLLSVATSSSKMHASSVGGISVNKEVAIDPEDKCCYAASSQVESLPQSTAAGLAASAPPPPQQTQAPPMSICTEVGCSSCPLAAPPTEPAEPSLRRPDYAERERLVEESLCERERDDVGLVYERRLRRERSCERAPPHEYFPHDASHYEHVVKPYEVPPAVVPRLASSPPHPHSFLTIKQEPTDWSNNPPVTLANDNNNHEHSQEAPLSPKQPLDFKINAVKLEANASNQDDSEEHTLRDYNNFKVLICEICQKSFEDTKTLVRHLGTHAAEPTAAAAGSGMPGSATGSGSSNGNNNNSSNTANSHSHSNLALRALKTYVPKKRRRVSVSAVGVAATVLDKPLTLPIPQQQENNMDHVTLLCDLCSTSFETPAEWVRHMNSQHTEIELAMFNSKKDGEQKGSSNNSGSNINSSSSPNPTASISQLQHATVSSAAAPVPHKKYINASRQMTISSSNSDRGATTASPGLTQA
- the LOC132787994 gene encoding uncharacterized protein LOC132787994 isoform X3; translation: MAAENYHLKWDSHLSYLNTSISTLYKNEKFADVVLYSSYNNCGINSDIPTVGISAHKFILSSCSQFFATMFDTAPINNQSPSGVFYIVLPPDLSHRAIQILVQYMYSGEATVSNDILNEVLRGGEMLKIRGLCRTSSGGGSSGTSAAHHGHHHGLHHQREPSGAVYISNGTRSSLAPPPPPPPPSMSSTQLSSDMYSNKASSSSGSISARYSLDHHHTHQQQHQPPHHSHSHHHHHQQQQQQFRGLGASVMPKDSPVIVKSPKMASHTGGLLSVATSSSKMHASSVGGISVNKEVAIDPEDKCCYAASSQVESLPQSTAAGLAASAPPPPQQTQAPPMSICTEVGCSSCPLAAPPTEPAEPSLRRPDYAERERLVEESLCERERDDVGLVYERRLRRERSCERAPPHEYFPHDASHYEHVVKPYEVPPAVVPRLASSPPHPHSFLTIKQEPTDWSNNPPVTLANDNNNHEHSQEAPLSPKQPLDFKINAVKLEANASNQDDSEEHTLRDYNNFKVLICEICQKSFEDTKTLVRHLGTHAAEPTAAAAGSGMPGSATGSGSSNGNNNNSSNTANSHSHSNLALRALKTYVPKKRRRVSQQENNMDHVTLLCDLCSTSFETPAEWVRHMNSQHTEIELAMFNSKKDGEQKGSSNNSGSNINSSSSPNPTASISQLQHATVSSAAAPVPHKKYINASRQMTISSSNSDRGATTASPGLTQA
- the LOC132787999 gene encoding uncharacterized protein LOC132787999, giving the protein MSYFDHRLIEFVRANPILHKRDLRNTPYESRKKKRELWCSIATSLETDVQTCITRWRYMQDKLRRELLKEHSDWSLLDKLRFIGQHKNNERHQLQQAVTTSAHINVSWRALSPGQLIEHTADDEDDALQEAMDEQHVVPQPQPQSQPPPSSSIVVAGSSNSGNSNEDLMKRIEALLQGLGTNRSKAEKKIVAYLCKCTLRSLNDEQIDDIFI